From a single Capsicum annuum cultivar UCD-10X-F1 chromosome 12, UCD10Xv1.1, whole genome shotgun sequence genomic region:
- the LOC107872588 gene encoding transmembrane 9 superfamily member 7-like isoform X2, which produces MRQEQPCQVVCRQKLNAKSAKNFKEKIDDEYRVNMILDNLPVAVLRQRRDGSQSTTYEHGFRVGFKGNYAGSKEGKYFINNHLSFRVMYHRDAKTDTARIVGFEVTPNSINHEYKEWNEKNPQVTTCNPNTKHLILGGVIPQEVDTDKEVIFSYDVSFKESDIRWASRWDTYLLMNDDQIHWFSIVNSLMIVLFLSGMVAMIMMRTLYRDIANYNQLETKDEAQEETGWKLVHGDVFRPPINCGLLCVYVGTGVQIFAMTLVTMIFAVLGFLSPSNRGGLMTAMVLLWVFMGLFAGYSSVRLYKTLRGTEWKRITLRTALMFPGILFAVFFVLNALIWGEKSSGAVPFGTMFALVCLWFGISVPLVFVGGYMGSKKMVIEEPVKTNKIPRQIPELPWYMKPAFSILIGGILPFGAVFIELFFILTSIWLNQFYYIFGFLFIVFLILVITCAEITMVLCYFQLCSEDYYWWWRAYLTAGSSSLYFFLYSVFYFFSKLEITKLVSGILYFGYMLIASYAFFVLTGTIGFYSCFWFVRRIYSSVKID; this is translated from the exons ATGAGACAAGAACAGCCATGCCAAGTGGTTTGTCGACAGAAACTTAATGCGAAATCTGCAAAGAACTTCAAGGAAAAGATTGATGATGAGTATAGAGTCAATAT GATTCTGGATAACCTTCCTGTTGCTGTTCTTAGACAAAGGCGAGATGGGAGTCAGTCAACTACTTATGAACATGGTTTCCGTGTTGGGTTCAAGGGAAATTATGCTGGG AGTAAAGAGGGGAAGTATTTTATCAACAACCACTTAAGCTTTCGAGTCATGTATCACAGGGATGCTAAAACTGATACAGCTCGTATTGTTGGGTTTGAAGTCACTCCAAATAG CATTAATCACGAGTATAAGGAGTGGAATGAAAAGAACCCTCAAGTGACGACGTGCAACCCGAATACAAAACATTTAATTCTAGGTGGTGTTATACCCCAAGAAGTAGATACAGATAAGGAAGTTATATTTTCCTATGATGTGTCCTTCAAG GAGAGTGATATAAGGTGGGCTTCTCGTTGGGATACATACCTTCTCATGAATGATGATCAGATTCACTGGTTTTCCATCGTAAACTCCCTTATGATTGTCCTCTTCCTTTCTGGTATGGTCGCGATGATCATGATGAGAACTTTGTACAGAGATATTGCTAACTATAATCAACTGGAAACAAAGGATGAAGCTCAGGAAGAAACGGGATGGAAACTTGTTCATGGAGATGTTTTCCGTCCTCCTATTAATTGTGGATTATTGTGTGTTTATGTTGGGACCGGTGTCCAGATATTTGCAATGACTCTAGTGACAATGATCTTTGCTGTGCTGGGTTTCTTGTCACCTTCTAACCGTGGTGGACTAATGACTGCCATGGTTCTTCTCTGGGTCTTCATGGGCTTGTTTGCTGGCTATTCTTCTGTGCGTCTTTACAAAACATTAAGGGGAACAGAATGGAAGAGGATTACCTTGAGAACTGCTCTTATGTTCCCTGGTATACTTTTTGCTGTCTTCTTTGTGCTGAACGCTCTCATCTGGGGAGAGAAATCTTCCGGAGCTGTGCCTTTTGGCACTATGTTTGCTCTTGTGTGCTTATGGTTTGGAATCTCGGTACCTTTAGTGTTTGTTGGCGGCTACATGGGCAGTAAAAAAATGGTCATTGAAGAGCCAGTTAAGACAAACAAAATACCTAGACAAATACCGGAGCTGCCATGGTATATGAAACCGGCCTTTTCAATTCTTATTGGTGGAATTCTTCCATTTGGGGCTGTTTTCATTGAGTTGTTCTTCATTTTGACTTCCATATGGCTGAACCAGTTCTACTACATCTTTGGCTTCCTTTTTATAGTTTTTCTGATCTTGGTAATCACATGTGCGGAGATAACAATGGTTCTCTGCTACTTCCAGTTGTGCAGTGAAGATTATTATTGGTGGTGGAGAGCTTATCTAACTGCTGGATCCTCGTCTTTGTACTTCTTTCTCTACTCCGTTTTCTATTTCTTCAGCAAGTTGGAAATCACAAAGCTGGTTTCAGGAATCTTATATTTTGGTTACATGCTGATTGCATCGTATGCCTTCTTTGTGCTAACGGGAACAATTGGTTTCTACTCTTGCTTCTGGTTTGTCCGGAGGATCTACTCCTCGGTGAAGATTGACTGA
- the LOC107872588 gene encoding transmembrane 9 superfamily member 7-like isoform X1: MEFHMDPQMSCTFFISFFFFISFTHSFYLPGVAPRDFQTGDPLNIKVNKLSSTKTQLPYDFYYLKYCKPTEILNTAENLGEVLRGDRIENSVYTFQMRQEQPCQVVCRQKLNAKSAKNFKEKIDDEYRVNMILDNLPVAVLRQRRDGSQSTTYEHGFRVGFKGNYAGSKEGKYFINNHLSFRVMYHRDAKTDTARIVGFEVTPNSINHEYKEWNEKNPQVTTCNPNTKHLILGGVIPQEVDTDKEVIFSYDVSFKESDIRWASRWDTYLLMNDDQIHWFSIVNSLMIVLFLSGMVAMIMMRTLYRDIANYNQLETKDEAQEETGWKLVHGDVFRPPINCGLLCVYVGTGVQIFAMTLVTMIFAVLGFLSPSNRGGLMTAMVLLWVFMGLFAGYSSVRLYKTLRGTEWKRITLRTALMFPGILFAVFFVLNALIWGEKSSGAVPFGTMFALVCLWFGISVPLVFVGGYMGSKKMVIEEPVKTNKIPRQIPELPWYMKPAFSILIGGILPFGAVFIELFFILTSIWLNQFYYIFGFLFIVFLILVITCAEITMVLCYFQLCSEDYYWWWRAYLTAGSSSLYFFLYSVFYFFSKLEITKLVSGILYFGYMLIASYAFFVLTGTIGFYSCFWFVRRIYSSVKID, translated from the exons ATGGAATTTCATATGGATCCACAAATGTCATGcaccttcttcatctccttcttcttcttcatctcgtTTACACATTCCTTCTATCTTCCCGGTGTTGCTCCTCGTGATTTTCAAACT GGTGATCCACTTAATATCAAAGTAAACAAGTTGTCATCTACAAAGACACAACTACCATATGACTTTTACTACTTGAAGTATTGCAAACCTACTGAAATTTTGAATACTGCCGAGAATTTGGGAGAGGTTCTTCGAGGGGACCGAATAGAGAATTCAGTTTATACT TTCCAAATGAGACAAGAACAGCCATGCCAAGTGGTTTGTCGACAGAAACTTAATGCGAAATCTGCAAAGAACTTCAAGGAAAAGATTGATGATGAGTATAGAGTCAATAT GATTCTGGATAACCTTCCTGTTGCTGTTCTTAGACAAAGGCGAGATGGGAGTCAGTCAACTACTTATGAACATGGTTTCCGTGTTGGGTTCAAGGGAAATTATGCTGGG AGTAAAGAGGGGAAGTATTTTATCAACAACCACTTAAGCTTTCGAGTCATGTATCACAGGGATGCTAAAACTGATACAGCTCGTATTGTTGGGTTTGAAGTCACTCCAAATAG CATTAATCACGAGTATAAGGAGTGGAATGAAAAGAACCCTCAAGTGACGACGTGCAACCCGAATACAAAACATTTAATTCTAGGTGGTGTTATACCCCAAGAAGTAGATACAGATAAGGAAGTTATATTTTCCTATGATGTGTCCTTCAAG GAGAGTGATATAAGGTGGGCTTCTCGTTGGGATACATACCTTCTCATGAATGATGATCAGATTCACTGGTTTTCCATCGTAAACTCCCTTATGATTGTCCTCTTCCTTTCTGGTATGGTCGCGATGATCATGATGAGAACTTTGTACAGAGATATTGCTAACTATAATCAACTGGAAACAAAGGATGAAGCTCAGGAAGAAACGGGATGGAAACTTGTTCATGGAGATGTTTTCCGTCCTCCTATTAATTGTGGATTATTGTGTGTTTATGTTGGGACCGGTGTCCAGATATTTGCAATGACTCTAGTGACAATGATCTTTGCTGTGCTGGGTTTCTTGTCACCTTCTAACCGTGGTGGACTAATGACTGCCATGGTTCTTCTCTGGGTCTTCATGGGCTTGTTTGCTGGCTATTCTTCTGTGCGTCTTTACAAAACATTAAGGGGAACAGAATGGAAGAGGATTACCTTGAGAACTGCTCTTATGTTCCCTGGTATACTTTTTGCTGTCTTCTTTGTGCTGAACGCTCTCATCTGGGGAGAGAAATCTTCCGGAGCTGTGCCTTTTGGCACTATGTTTGCTCTTGTGTGCTTATGGTTTGGAATCTCGGTACCTTTAGTGTTTGTTGGCGGCTACATGGGCAGTAAAAAAATGGTCATTGAAGAGCCAGTTAAGACAAACAAAATACCTAGACAAATACCGGAGCTGCCATGGTATATGAAACCGGCCTTTTCAATTCTTATTGGTGGAATTCTTCCATTTGGGGCTGTTTTCATTGAGTTGTTCTTCATTTTGACTTCCATATGGCTGAACCAGTTCTACTACATCTTTGGCTTCCTTTTTATAGTTTTTCTGATCTTGGTAATCACATGTGCGGAGATAACAATGGTTCTCTGCTACTTCCAGTTGTGCAGTGAAGATTATTATTGGTGGTGGAGAGCTTATCTAACTGCTGGATCCTCGTCTTTGTACTTCTTTCTCTACTCCGTTTTCTATTTCTTCAGCAAGTTGGAAATCACAAAGCTGGTTTCAGGAATCTTATATTTTGGTTACATGCTGATTGCATCGTATGCCTTCTTTGTGCTAACGGGAACAATTGGTTTCTACTCTTGCTTCTGGTTTGTCCGGAGGATCTACTCCTCGGTGAAGATTGACTGA